The following nucleotide sequence is from Peribacillus sp. ACCC06369.
TCTTGTTACATATGAATCAAAATCCCCTTCCCGCAGCAATACCAACCGGTGGTGTGCCGCATCATAGTGGTATACGCCAGCAGGCACTTCCTCCATCTTCAAGTACACGTACAATTCACTTGGATACAAACCTCCCCCTGATGGCGGAAAACGCCGGAATGACTGCATGAGGTCCTCGGATTCCGAGGATCTCGGTACCTGACTGACTTGGGTCAGGCCATATGCATACCAGAGGAAATGACCGATTCCTTCGAGGTCCAGCTTTGCAGGCCCATTGCCCCCCTCAAGCGTCAGCGGCACCTCCAGTGATAGTGGAAAAACAGGCAAGTCACGGTAAATCTTATACGTTAGCGGTGCATCATCCCAATCCACTTCCCAATCCGGCGGACTTGCCTTTTCGATGTCAAAATGCAAATTGTGCAGAAATGCCTCTAGACTCATCCTCCTACCTCCTAAGTCACCGCTTATGGAAAAGGATGCGGATGCGGATTGATCTGTTCGAATTCAAGCGGCCGTTTTGCATATCCAAGTTCCATCGGAACCCTCAGTATCCTCTCAAGCCCCGTTATGCGGGTAAGATGATGGCCGAATGTCATCGGCAGCATCCCCGGGATCAGCACTTTTACGCAATGTAATCCATTCCGTTCAATCTCCGGTGTCGTCTGATCCACCACAATCACCTCGAGTTTCAATCGGCGGAACTCCTGAAGGATATCCTGCAGATCTTCGGTCAAGTCCGAATGATTCACCTTTTTCCCGAATTCTTCATCGAATGTTCGCATCGGCCGGTCAGCATCCAGCAGAAACTGCAGTCGCTCCTCGGCTTGCGGTAAACCGTACAGCATGCCATGATCATCCATTTTCCGTACCAGTGAGGAATCATGCAGCATTCTCTCAATCTCCTCCTGGTTTTCTTCCAATTTATCGTCAAGGGTCAGCATCATGCCTGCCAACTCGAAGACCGCGCTTTTCACCGCCCGGATCGGGTCCAGATGAGCCCCTGCCGCACATATGAGATTCAATCCTTTTTGTTTCCTGTTTTTTGCCAACGCCCATACGCTTGGTATACCGTGTTCCATGGTGGCATTAAACAAATGGATATCATACCCCGCTGCCGCCCTTGCCCTGTCAATCATCAATTCCAGTTCTTTGTCATTTGCAGAATAGGGGTCAAGACGTGCGAGGGGCAACTGCGCGTACCAGGTCAGCAGAAACGAATCACGTTCCACCACTTCCATGATGCCGTAGAAAATGGCCTCCTCCAAACTTCCCCCTAATGCACAGCCATTGGAAGTTTCATAGACGAATCCATCTCCGCAGCCCAAGCTGTAATAGGAAAGCAATTCCGGGACCAAGATCGGCCGCTCTTGCAAAAATGAATGGCCCCACACCCAATCTATCTTGCGGTCAGGATCAAACGGTCGAAAAGGGAAATCCTTCTGGGCATAATGTTCCTTCGAGTGCACCCCTATCTTGATGGGATCGAGCGCATGATCTTTCAGGTTACTGTAGCTGTCATGTATGACTGTCCGTTTGCCGCGGGGCTCCATTCCGCAATACCTTTCCAATCCCTCCAATATGGCAGTCATCTCACTGACGGCGTATGAGAGAGTACGGCCTGCCGCCCCCTCATCTCCTATGAACAAAGGCAAATTAACACTTACATCGGCAAATGGCGGCACAAGGTCTATCATTTTATTATTCAAGAATCCTGTGCGGTGATCCAAGTAATCCTTGGCCAGAACTTCATTCAGATCATCCATTGAACGGGTCCGGTAACTGTCGGGACTTATTTTCGGACTTGGCTGTAACGAAATCCTTGCACGATCCTTCGAGTCATCAGGTAATTGGCTGCAAACAGGACACAAGGGATCAGGTAAAAACGAGTGCCACGAGCCGTTCAGCGTTTTCAGATTGATTAATGATACACGTCCTTCCGAATTGGCGTGTTCTCCTTTCATCACCTTCCTTACCTCTGCACCAATCAGGTGAGCCATCTGCAAAAGGCCTGTGCGTGATGCCGCCGCATCACGCTGTATCCCCCCATTTTCTTGCAGCTGTTTGCGGATTCCCCACATTTCTTTACGATCACGCCCGGCCATGAAATGTCTTTGGTCTGCACACTGTGAGCAACCTGTAATACCTGGGCGCACCAGCGGACCTACCACTCCCTCTCCAAATGATACGAACCCCCGCAGCCATGGAATGCCAGCTGTTCTTATCACCTCTTCCGCCTTTTGATGGACCGTGGGGTTCCAAGCATCTTGAAGCACAAGGACCAAAGCCGTCGTTTGCGGTATTCCTGCCTCGAAATCGGTTTGGCGATTGACCTGATATTGGCCGGACAGGTCCCCATGAACATGGTCGGCCAACACTCCTTCCCCGACAACCAATACGTCAGTTTTCACCCTGATTCCTCCTCTCGCAAAAATACCCCAAACACACCTGCCAGTTCTTCCTTAAAGAATGGTTCCAGTTCTAATTCGAAAACGAAAATCCGCTTCTTATTCTTCTTCAGGACTTGAATGGCGGACTGTACTATCTCGGAATTCCCTGTTACCTCGCACGAAGGAATCACAAGATTCACCTTTTTTTCCTTAAGAACAGACGATGCCACTAGACCTGGAGCTGTGAGGCAAACGGTCTGGTTCTGAACTTTCATGATTGCCTTTTGCAGCGCGTTCCGTAATGCGATCGTTACATTCAAACCGACAGCGCCAGACCAGCCGTCGCTCGTTCCTGCCCAAACAACTGGGAAACCGGACACTTCCTCACCAAACGCGATGATTGGATCTCCTTGCAGCCGGGTCAACGCTTGTAAATAATACCGGCAGCGTTCATCATCCACATCTCCCAACTGCACCGACACAAGTTTCTCCTGGTTGAACTCCTTATTTCCAAACTCTGTATCTAAACTGCTTTGCAGCCCACGGCAAACACATTCAGCAAATGTTTCCCCTCCTCCGACACCGATCGATTCCTTTATTTCGCCTGCTCCCTCAATCGGAGGAAGAGTCTGAATGAGCTGGCTGAGTGTCCGCGATGCATATGCTTCAACC
It contains:
- a CDS encoding TOMM precursor leader peptide-binding protein, producing the protein MKTDVLVVGEGVLADHVHGDLSGQYQVNRQTDFEAGIPQTTALVLVLQDAWNPTVHQKAEEVIRTAGIPWLRGFVSFGEGVVGPLVRPGITGCSQCADQRHFMAGRDRKEMWGIRKQLQENGGIQRDAAASRTGLLQMAHLIGAEVRKVMKGEHANSEGRVSLINLKTLNGSWHSFLPDPLCPVCSQLPDDSKDRARISLQPSPKISPDSYRTRSMDDLNEVLAKDYLDHRTGFLNNKMIDLVPPFADVSVNLPLFIGDEGAAGRTLSYAVSEMTAILEGLERYCGMEPRGKRTVIHDSYSNLKDHALDPIKIGVHSKEHYAQKDFPFRPFDPDRKIDWVWGHSFLQERPILVPELLSYYSLGCGDGFVYETSNGCALGGSLEEAIFYGIMEVVERDSFLLTWYAQLPLARLDPYSANDKELELMIDRARAAAGYDIHLFNATMEHGIPSVWALAKNRKQKGLNLICAAGAHLDPIRAVKSAVFELAGMMLTLDDKLEENQEEIERMLHDSSLVRKMDDHGMLYGLPQAEERLQFLLDADRPMRTFDEEFGKKVNHSDLTEDLQDILQEFRRLKLEVIVVDQTTPEIERNGLHCVKVLIPGMLPMTFGHHLTRITGLERILRVPMELGYAKRPLEFEQINPHPHPFP